TGCGGGCGCGGGGCCACGCCCTGGTCGACGAGGAGCTGGAGGCCGGGCTGCGCGCCGTCGCGGTCCCGGTGCGCGACCGTACGGGACGGGTGGTGGCCGCCGTGAACGTGGCGATGCACGCGGCCCGCCGGACGACGGAGGAGTGCGTGACGCGGGTCCTGCCGGAGCTGCGGCGCACGGCGGACCTCATCGAGACCGAACTGCGGGTGGCGGGGCGCTTCTGCCGGGTGCCCGCCGTCTGACCCCGCGGAAACGGCGGCGGCCCGGGGGCGGCGGTCCGCAGAGGTCGGATCGCCGCCCCCGGGCCGGTTCGAACGGAGCCTGCGGGGGAATTTCAGGCCCTGGCACGAGGGTACGGAGACCGTCCCGCGCGCCACACCTGGCGTTCGTCAGGCGTGGAACTTACCTTCGGCAGTACGGCTCAGGCCCCGCTGCGCTGCTCCCGGAGGAACTCCGCGACGCGGAAGGCGAGTTCGATGGACTGGGCGGCGTTCAGCCGTGGGTCGCAGGCGGTCTCGTAGCGGCTGGCCAGGTGAGTGTCCAGGACCTCGTCGAGGTCGCCGCCCAGGCATTCGGTGACGTCGTCGCCGGTGAGTTCGAGGTGGATGCCGCCCGGGTGCAGGCCCTCCTCGCGGTGCGCAGCGAAGAACTCGGCGACCTCGGTGGTGATGTCGGACAGCCGGCGGGTCTTGTAGCCGCTCTCCGAGACGAAGGTGTTGCCGTGCATGGGGTCGCAGGCCCACACCGGGGTGTGCCCGGCGTCGCGCACGGCCCGCAGCAGCGGCGGCAGCAGCTCCGCGCCGCGTCCGGCGCCGAGCCGGCTGATCAGGACGAGCCTGCCCGGGGCGCGGTCCGGGTCGAGCCGTTCGCACAGCTCGCGCAGGTCGTCGGCGCCGGTGGACGGGCCCACCTTGACGCCGATCGGGTTGTCCACCCCGGCCAGCAGCTCCACGTGCGCCCCGTCGAGCCGCCGGGTGCGGTCGCCGATCCACAGCATGTGGGCGCTGGTGTCGAACCAGCCGCGCCGCTTCTCGTCGTAGCGGATCAGCGCCTGTTCGTACTGGGGCAGCAGCGCCTCGTGCGAGGTGTAGAGCTGCACCTGGTGCAGGGCCGCCTGGGAGCGGGTGTCCAGGCCGCACGCGGACATGAACCTGAGGGCCCAGGTGATGTCGTCGGCGGCCTTCTCGTAGCGTTGTCCGGCGGCGCTGCGCCGGACGAACTCCTGGTTCCAGTCGTGCACCTGGCCCAGGTCGGCGTAGCCGCCCAGGGTCAGCGCGCGCAGCACGTTCAGGGCCGCCGAGGCGTGGTGGTAGGCGCTCAACAGCCGTCCGGCGTCCGGGCGGCGGGCCTCGGCGGTGAACTCGGGCCGGTTGACGATGTCGCCGCGGAACGCGGGCAGTTCGACGCCATCGACGGTCTCCGTGGGGCGGCTGCGGGGCTTGCCGAACTGGCCCGCGATCCTGCCCACCTTGACCACCGGCAGCCCGGATCCGTAGGTGAGCAGGATGGCCACCTGCAGGATCACCCGCAGCTTGCCGCGCACCCCGGCCTCGGTGCAGGAGCCGAACCGCTCGGCGCAGTCGCCCGCCTGGAGCAGGAAGCCCTCCCCGGCGGCGACCTGGGCCAGGGAGCGGCGCAGGTCGAGGATCTCCTCGGGGAGCACCAGCGGCGGCCGCAGGGCGAGGGTGTTCTCCACCCCGCGCAGCTCCTCGGGGTCGGGCCAGTCCGGCTGCTGGGCGGCCGGGCGGCCGCGCCACGAGTCCGGGCTCCACGCGCCCCGTCCACCGCCGCCCGTCGCCGGGGCCCCGTCCGGGACCGCCCGTCGTGTCGTGTGCGTGTCGCTCGCCGTCATCCGACCAGTTCCTTGATCGTGGCACCGGGATCCCCGGCCCGCATGAGCAGTTCTCCGACCAGGACCGCGTCGACCCCGGCCCCTTCCAGCGCACGGGCGTCCGCCGCGCCGCGGACTCCGCTCTCCCCGACCATGACGCGTCCGGTGCCCACCCGCCCGCGCAGCCGGGCCGAAAGGGTCCGGTCGATCGAGAAGTCCCGCAGGTCGCGGTGGTTGACGCCGATGACGTCGGCGCCCGCCGCGAGGGCCACGTCCACCTCCCGCTCGTCGTGCACCTCGACCAGCGCCTCCATGCCCTGTGCCCGGGTGTGGGCGAGGAGTTCGGCCAGCCGCTCCGGACTCAGCGCGGCGACGATCAGCAGCAGGGCGTCGGCGCCGAGCGCGCGGGCCTCCAGGATCTGGTACTCGTCGGTGACGAAGTCCTTGCGCAGCACGGGCAGCTCGCAGGCGGCGCGGGCGACGGCCAGGTGCTCGGGGCTGCCGCCGAACCCGGCCTCGTGGGTGAGCACCGACAGGGCGTGGGCGCCGCCGTCCTGGTAGGCGCGGGCCAGCTCGGCGGGGCGGTAGTCGTCGGTGAGCGGCCCCTTGGAGGGGCTGCGGGGCTTCATCTCGGCGATGACTGCGAGGCCCGGTTCGCGCAGTGCGGCGGCGAAGTCCCGGGCGGGGGGCGCGGCGGCGGCCAGGTCTGCCAGTTCCGCCTCGGGACGTGCCGCGCGGCGGCGACGCGTCTGGAGTTCCGCGTCGGCGACGAGGGTGGTGAGGATGCCGCTCACGCCGGCACCTCCACGTCCGCGTCCGCGCGCTGCCAGGAGGCGCGGGTCCAGCGGTCGAGCAGGTCGGCGGCGGCGCCGTTGTCCACGGCGGTCCCGGCGAGCCGCAGCGCGTCGGGCCAGGTGCCGGCCAGGTCGGCGACGCGCAGGGCGGCGGCGGCGTTGAGCAGCACCACGTCCCGCGCGGGGCCGCGTTCACCGGACAGGACGCGGCGGACGACGGCCGCGTTGACGGCGCGGTCGCCGCCGGCCAGGTCGCCGGGCCCGGACCTGGCCAGTCCGTGGTCGGCGGGGTCGAAGCGGTGGGTGGTGCGGCGGCCGTCGCGCAGCTCGACCATGTGGGCCGGTGCGCCGGTGCTCAGTTCGTCCATGCCGTCCTCGCTGTGGAAGACCAGGGCGCTGGTGACGCCGAGCCGGTCGAGGACCTCGGTCATCGGTTCCACCAGCTCCCGGCTCGGCACGCCCAGGGTGCGCAGCCGGGCGCCCGACGGGTTGCACAGCGGCCCGAGCAGGTTGAAGACGGTCCGCGCGCCCAGTTCCCGGCGCGGGCCCGCCGTGTGCCGGAAGGCCGGGTGGAAGACCGGGGCGAACAGGAAGGTGATCCCGGCGCGCTCCAGGCAGGCCGCGGCCTCCTCGGCGCCGAGGTCGATGCGGATGCCCAGCTCCTCCAGCACGTCGGCGCTGCCGCAGGCGGAGGAGGCGCTGCGGTTGCCGTGCTTGGCGACCCGTACCCCGCAGGCGGCGGCGACGATCGCGGACGCGGTGGAGATGTTGAAGGTGTTCAGCCCGTCGCCACCGGTCCCGCAGGTGTCGAGCAGGTCACCCTCGCACGGCACCGGCGTGGCGAACTCCTGGGCGGCGCGGGCCATGCCGACCAGGTCGTCCACGGACGCGCCGCGCACCGTGACGGCCAGCGCGAACCCGGCGATCTGGGCCGCGGTGGCCTCGCCGCGCATGATCACGCGCATCGCGTCGGCGGCCTCGCCCTCGGTGAGGGGGCGCCGCACGAGCGTTCTCAGGGACTCAATCATCAGCGCACTCCAGGAAGTTCGCGATCAGCTGCTTGCCCTCGGGGCTGAGCACCGACTCCGGGTGGAACTGCACCCCGTGGACGGGGTGCTCGCGGTGGCGCAGGCCCATGATCGTGCCGTCCGCCGTGCGGGCCGTGACGACCAGTTCGTCCGGCAGACCGGTGGGCGCGACCACGAGCGAGTGGTACCGGGTGGCGGTGAACGGGTCGGGCAGGCCGGCCAGGACGCCGCTGCCGTCGTGGTGCACCGCGGACGCCTTGCCGTGCACCTGTTCGCCGCGCACCACCGAGCCGCCGAAGGCCGCCGCGATGCTCTGGTGGCCCAGGCAGACGCCGAGGATCGGCAGCCGGGCGCCGAGTGCGCGGACCGCTTCGACGCAGATCCCCGCCTCGTCCGGCGTGCCGGGACCGGGCGAGAGCAGCAGCAGGTCGAACGCGGCGAGGTCGGCGAGGCCGACGGCGTCGTTGCGGAAGACGGTGGGCCGGCCGCCCTGTTCGGCGACGTAGTGGACGAGGTTGTAGGTGAACGAGTCGTAGTTGTCGACGACCGCGACGCGCGGCCCGGCACCCGGGCGGGTTCCGTACGGTGCGCTCATGTCCCGGCCTCCGCCCGGCGTACGGCTGTGAGCATCGCCCGCGACTTGTGCAGCGTCTCGCGGAACTCGGCGGCGGGGTCGGAGTCGGCGACGAGCCCGGCGCCCGCCTGCACGTGCACCTGCCCGTCGGCGACGACCACGGTGCGCAGCGCGATGGCGAAGTCGGTCAGGCCGTCCGCGCCGACGAACCCGAGGGCACCGCCGTACACGCCGCGCCGCTCGGGCTCCAGCTCGGCGATGATCTCCATGGCCCGGATCTTGGGCGCTCCGGAGAGGGTGCCGGCGGGGAAGGCGGAGCGCAGGGCGTCCAGCGCGTCCCGGCCCGGTGCGAGGTCTCCGGCGACGGTGGACGACAGGTGCATCACGTGGGAGAAGCGCTCGACCCGCATCAGCCGCTCGACCCGGACGGTGCCCGGTTCGGTGACCCGGCCGAGGTCGTTGCGGCCGAGGTCGACCAGCATCACGTGTTCGGCGCGCTCCTTCTCGTCGGCGAGCAGTTCCCGCTCCAGCCTCAGGTCCTCGGCGGGGTCGGGGTGCCGGGGGCGGGTGCCGGCCAGGGGCCGGGTGCGTACCGTGCGGCCGGTCGCCTTGACGAGGAGTTCGGGCGAGGCGCCGATGATGTGCCGGCCGCCGCCGAGGCTCAGGTGGTACATGTACGGCGAGGGGTTGGTGGCCCGCAGGTGCCGGTACAGGTCGAGCGGTGCGGCGCGCAGGGGTCTGCTGAGCCGCCGGGAGAGCACGATCTGGAAGGCGTCGCCGGCCGCGATGTGCTCGCGGGCGCGGGCGACGCGGTCCGTGAACTCCGCCTCGGTGAGGTTGGCGGTCCAGCCGTCCGTCTCGGTGTCCACCGGTGCGGCGCCGGCGAGCGGCCGGCCGGCGAACCCGGCGGGCCGGTCCGCCTCGCGCAGCCTGCGGTTGAGGTGCGTGATCCGGGCGACGGCGTCGTCGTAGGACTCCAGGGCCGGGCGGTACAGGGTCATCAGCAGGACCCGCCGCGTCGCGTGGTCGAAGACGACGAGGTCGTCGGCGGCCAGGAAGGCGGACTCGGGAAGGCCGGGCGGCGGTCCCCCGGCGACGGGGAGGTCCTCGAAATGGCGGGCCGCCTCGTAGCCGAGGTAGCCGACGATCCCGCCGTGGAACGGAGGCAGTCCGCGCACCGGAGCCGCGGACCGGGCCAGGAAGCCGCGCAGCGCGGTCAGCGGGTCGCCGCCGGGCAGGTCCAGCGGGACGGGGCGGTGGCCGACGTACGAGTAGCGTGCCACCCCGCCGGAGACGGGCACGCTCTCCAGCAGGAAGCCCGCCTCGTCCGGTCCGCACAGCTGGGAGAAGGCGGTCACGGGGCTGATGGCGTCGTCCAGGAACTCCTGGTGGAGCGGGATGACGTCGTGTTCCCGGGCCAGTGCCGCGGCGGCGGAGCGGTCCGGGACGGTGGCGCGGGCCGCCGCGGCCGCCTCGCGCGGGTCCGGTGCGTACGCCGTGCGCGCCCCGGACCCGGTGGCGTGGGTGGTCATGCCGCCTTCCCGGCGGCGGAGGAGACCCGGCCCACTCCGACGACGGCGCGCCGCGGGATGGTGACGCGCCACCCGCCGGCGGCCTCCTCCCGGCGCAGTGCGCAGGAGGTGAGGCCCTCCGGCGCGTCCGGGTAGCGGAAGACGGCCTTCGCGGTCTCGGCCACCCAGCGGTACGCCTCGGTCTCGGTGCGGCCCTCGAAGACCTTGACCAGCCCGTACATGTTGAGCAGGTACCGGCCGATCTCCAGCTCGGCCTCCTCGGGGGTGGCGCCGACGGCGGTGTACGGGTCGTCGATCTCCACGACCTCGCGGTGGTCGTAGCCGGCCTTCTCCAGGTATCCGTCGATCTCGTCCCGGGTGAAGTGGAGGAACTTGTGGCCGGTCGCCGAGTACACGTCGGTGACCTCCTCGAACCACACGTCCGCCGGGGAGCCGACGAGGAAGTCGTGCAGGACGAACGTGCCGCCGGGGCGGAGCATCCGGCGCGCCTCGGTGGCCACCGTCTGGCGGTCCGAGGGCGGCACGTGGTGCGAGCCGTAGGCCAGGAGTACGGCGTCCACGCTGCCGTCGCGCAGCAGTGGCTGCTCGGCCCGCTGGAGCAGGGCGGGCACGCCCGCCGCCCACGCCGTCGTCACCATGTGGGGGGACGCGTCGCAGGTGAGGATGTTGAAGTCGCCGATGCCCAGTTCCTCGCACACCATGCGGACCAGTCCGTCGCCGCCCAGCAGGTCGACCAGGACGGGCCGCTCGCCGTCCGGCGTGCGGCGGGCGGTGTCGGCGAAGCCGAGGAGCTTCCTGATCCCGGTCTCCCGGGCCCGCCGGTTGAGGGCCTGGGCCTGCACGTACTCCACGCCCCGGCTGCCCTCGCCCTCGGCGCCGAAGTCGTCGTGCCGCGGCGGGGTGGCGTCCCTGGCCGCCTCCCACGCGGCGATCCGCCGCGGGTCGGCGAGGGCGTGCAACTCGGGGTGGTGCCGACGCAGTTCCGCCAGCTGTCCTCGCACGTCGTCCCCGGTCACGGGGTGTCCGCTCGTCTGTGCGTGCATGCGTCGGGATCTCCTCGGGTGGGGGTGGGCGCGGGCCAACGCGATGCCCGCCGGGCTGCCGGCACGACGCTAGGAGCGTCAACTTTCTGCTCGATATCGATCGGCTTTCGCCCCGCCGGGCCAAGGTCCGTCCCTGTCGAAAGTAAGGCGCAAGAGACGTCGTTCGTGCCTGGTGGCGGTGGATGACGGGCTCCTACAGTCACGTGGCGGGGGACGCAGCCGAGACCGGAACTGAGCGCGGAGTCGAGCCCGGGAGGGCGTCAGGGATGAAGAACCAGTTGGACGAGCCGGGGGGCACGACGCGCGTCGGCGGGAGGGGCGGCCTGAGCGCGGCGGAGGTCGCCGAACGGGTCGCGGCGGGGCAGGTCAACGATGTGCCGGCCCGGTCGAGCCGCAGCATCGGAGAGATCGTCCGGGGCAACCTGTTCACGCGCATCAACGCGATCATCGGCGTGCTGTTCGTCATCGTGATGATCGTCGGGCCGGTGCAGGACGGACTGTTCGGCGGGGTCATCCTCGCCAACACACTGATCGGCATCATCCAGGAGGTGCGCGCCAAGCGGACCCTGGACCAGCTCGCGATCGTCGGTGAGAGCCGGCCGCGGGTCTGGCGGGACGGGCAGCG
The Streptomyces sp. NBC_01723 genome window above contains:
- a CDS encoding class I SAM-dependent methyltransferase yields the protein MHAQTSGHPVTGDDVRGQLAELRRHHPELHALADPRRIAAWEAARDATPPRHDDFGAEGEGSRGVEYVQAQALNRRARETGIRKLLGFADTARRTPDGERPVLVDLLGGDGLVRMVCEELGIGDFNILTCDASPHMVTTAWAAGVPALLQRAEQPLLRDGSVDAVLLAYGSHHVPPSDRQTVATEARRMLRPGGTFVLHDFLVGSPADVWFEEVTDVYSATGHKFLHFTRDEIDGYLEKAGYDHREVVEIDDPYTAVGATPEEAELEIGRYLLNMYGLVKVFEGRTETEAYRWVAETAKAVFRYPDAPEGLTSCALRREEAAGGWRVTIPRRAVVGVGRVSSAAGKAA
- a CDS encoding class II 3-deoxy-7-phosphoheptulonate synthase translates to MTASDTHTTRRAVPDGAPATGGGGRGAWSPDSWRGRPAAQQPDWPDPEELRGVENTLALRPPLVLPEEILDLRRSLAQVAAGEGFLLQAGDCAERFGSCTEAGVRGKLRVILQVAILLTYGSGLPVVKVGRIAGQFGKPRSRPTETVDGVELPAFRGDIVNRPEFTAEARRPDAGRLLSAYHHASAALNVLRALTLGGYADLGQVHDWNQEFVRRSAAGQRYEKAADDITWALRFMSACGLDTRSQAALHQVQLYTSHEALLPQYEQALIRYDEKRRGWFDTSAHMLWIGDRTRRLDGAHVELLAGVDNPIGVKVGPSTGADDLRELCERLDPDRAPGRLVLISRLGAGRGAELLPPLLRAVRDAGHTPVWACDPMHGNTFVSESGYKTRRLSDITTEVAEFFAAHREEGLHPGGIHLELTGDDVTECLGGDLDEVLDTHLASRYETACDPRLNAAQSIELAFRVAEFLREQRSGA
- a CDS encoding anthranilate synthase component II encodes the protein MSAPYGTRPGAGPRVAVVDNYDSFTYNLVHYVAEQGGRPTVFRNDAVGLADLAAFDLLLLSPGPGTPDEAGICVEAVRALGARLPILGVCLGHQSIAAAFGGSVVRGEQVHGKASAVHHDGSGVLAGLPDPFTATRYHSLVVAPTGLPDELVVTARTADGTIMGLRHREHPVHGVQFHPESVLSPEGKQLIANFLECADD
- the trpD gene encoding anthranilate phosphoribosyltransferase, which gives rise to MRRPLTEGEAADAMRVIMRGEATAAQIAGFALAVTVRGASVDDLVGMARAAQEFATPVPCEGDLLDTCGTGGDGLNTFNISTASAIVAAACGVRVAKHGNRSASSACGSADVLEELGIRIDLGAEEAAACLERAGITFLFAPVFHPAFRHTAGPRRELGARTVFNLLGPLCNPSGARLRTLGVPSRELVEPMTEVLDRLGVTSALVFHSEDGMDELSTGAPAHMVELRDGRRTTHRFDPADHGLARSGPGDLAGGDRAVNAAVVRRVLSGERGPARDVVLLNAAAALRVADLAGTWPDALRLAGTAVDNGAAADLLDRWTRASWQRADADVEVPA
- the trpC gene encoding indole-3-glycerol phosphate synthase TrpC, whose translation is MSGILTTLVADAELQTRRRRAARPEAELADLAAAAPPARDFAAALREPGLAVIAEMKPRSPSKGPLTDDYRPAELARAYQDGGAHALSVLTHEAGFGGSPEHLAVARAACELPVLRKDFVTDEYQILEARALGADALLLIVAALSPERLAELLAHTRAQGMEALVEVHDEREVDVALAAGADVIGVNHRDLRDFSIDRTLSARLRGRVGTGRVMVGESGVRGAADARALEGAGVDAVLVGELLMRAGDPGATIKELVG
- a CDS encoding anthranilate synthase component I family protein, with amino-acid sequence MTTHATGSGARTAYAPDPREAAAAARATVPDRSAAAALAREHDVIPLHQEFLDDAISPVTAFSQLCGPDEAGFLLESVPVSGGVARYSYVGHRPVPLDLPGGDPLTALRGFLARSAAPVRGLPPFHGGIVGYLGYEAARHFEDLPVAGGPPPGLPESAFLAADDLVVFDHATRRVLLMTLYRPALESYDDAVARITHLNRRLREADRPAGFAGRPLAGAAPVDTETDGWTANLTEAEFTDRVARAREHIAAGDAFQIVLSRRLSRPLRAAPLDLYRHLRATNPSPYMYHLSLGGGRHIIGASPELLVKATGRTVRTRPLAGTRPRHPDPAEDLRLERELLADEKERAEHVMLVDLGRNDLGRVTEPGTVRVERLMRVERFSHVMHLSSTVAGDLAPGRDALDALRSAFPAGTLSGAPKIRAMEIIAELEPERRGVYGGALGFVGADGLTDFAIALRTVVVADGQVHVQAGAGLVADSDPAAEFRETLHKSRAMLTAVRRAEAGT